In Monomorium pharaonis isolate MP-MQ-018 chromosome 3, ASM1337386v2, whole genome shotgun sequence, a genomic segment contains:
- the LOC105832096 gene encoding inactive ubiquitin carboxyl-terminal hydrolase MINDY-4B isoform X1 yields the protein MKRKKQEMTEPVMEEKEATVANATSTCDKRHCKEMRKEKLPPYLRDKERILYPRNTRALPKTSVIGGQPIEEETCMTLRTLVFGSCASPPKVEWARTGLTLRPYGQSLAFGLRTPRNTTRGLVTAVQAVMLKHFLFKCDRQDLRANPETLLKPSYDRQIEVLTSAISEIIWRCAGGFSVSTCPNVVNNIVPKAIVALPQDTPYLQHSVHYFQDGLTETLHLFEFNSLEDLEIFVKRYLYLFHDEGGPGAKLLLYSAVLSRGLSKIRADLEDPKTSILGGCSEEGPISVIILVLTGRASPHLHNGVVHVGDENTYAVPQWGVLIRSEVGFLVHEGDISNISKQPGSRLKTPSLPIWVTLCLGHHGVLFNTNRELLRNYHAERRFEVQYFTCGGSHATLTVDTRANEASGGSDAAATMETADIAATPLEKLIRSKWQDALIQWNGTPVM from the exons ATGAAGCGGAAGAAG caAGAAATGACAGAACCTGTGATGGAAGAGAAAGAAGCCACTGTGGCAAACGCGACATCCACCTGCGATAAGCGACACTGTAAGGAGATGCGGAAGGAGAAGCTACCCCCATATCTTCGAGACAAAG AAAGGATACTCTACCCACGTAATACGAGAGCCCTACCAAAAACATCCGTTATCGGAGGACAACCTATCGAAGAAGAAACGTGCAtg ACTTTAAGAACGCTGGTCTTTGGTTCTTGCGCAAGTCCACCTAAAGTTGAATGGGCAAGAACTGGATTGACTTTGCGACCATATGGTCAAAGTTTAGCATTTGGATTGAGAACGCCCAGAAACACAACAAGAGGCCTCGTCACCGCAGTTCAAGCTGTTATGCTAAAGCACTTTTTGTTCAAATGCGACAGGCAAGATCTACGTGCAAATCCCGAGAC CTTGTTGAAACCTTCATACGATCGACAGATCGAAGTGTTGACTTCTGCGATATCGGAGATTATTTGGCGTTGTGCAGGTGGCTTCTCTGTGTCTACATGTCCAAATGTCGTCAACAACATTGTGCCAAAGGCCATAGTAGCTTTACCACAGGATACACCATATCTTCAACATAGTGTACACTATTTTCAAGATGGTTTAACAGAAACG CTGCATCTTTTTGAGTTCAATTCCTTGGAGGATCTTGAGATATTTGTCAAGAGATACTTGTACTTG TTTCACGACGAAGGTGGACCTGGAGCAAAGTTACTTTTATATAGTGCAGTACTTTCAAGAGGCCTTTCAAA AATTCGAGCCGATTTAGAAGATCCAAAGACATCGATCCTTGGAGGATGTTCGGAAGAGGGCCCGATCAGTGTTATCATTTTGGTTTTAACTGGTCGTGCTTCACCACATCTTCACAACGGAGTGGTTCATGTTGGTGACGAAAATACATAC gcTGTACCGCAATGGGGCGTTCTTATAAGAAGCGAAGTGGGATTCTTAGTGCACGAAGGCGATATAAGCAATATAAGCAAACAACCCGGTTCTCGATTAAAGACTCCCAGTCTTCCAATATGGGTGACTCTTTGTCTCGGTCATCACGGCGTACTCTTCAATACGAATCGAGAATTATTAAGGAATTATCATGCAGAACGacg GTTCGAAGTACAATATTTCACCTGCGGTGGCAGTCACGCTACGTTGACGGTGGATACCAGGGCAAATGAAGCTTCCGGGGGATCAGATGCTGCTGCAACAATGGAAACCGCGGATATCGCTGCGACACCGTTAGAGAAACTCATTCGATCCAA GTGGCAGGATGCCCTCATACAATGGAACGGAACGCCAGTGATGTGA
- the LOC105832096 gene encoding inactive ubiquitin carboxyl-terminal hydrolase MINDY-4B isoform X2, with protein MLLSTRAARYAALMAEPDELYPERILYPRNTRALPKTSVIGGQPIEEETCMTLRTLVFGSCASPPKVEWARTGLTLRPYGQSLAFGLRTPRNTTRGLVTAVQAVMLKHFLFKCDRQDLRANPETLLKPSYDRQIEVLTSAISEIIWRCAGGFSVSTCPNVVNNIVPKAIVALPQDTPYLQHSVHYFQDGLTETLHLFEFNSLEDLEIFVKRYLYLFHDEGGPGAKLLLYSAVLSRGLSKIRADLEDPKTSILGGCSEEGPISVIILVLTGRASPHLHNGVVHVGDENTYAVPQWGVLIRSEVGFLVHEGDISNISKQPGSRLKTPSLPIWVTLCLGHHGVLFNTNRELLRNYHAERRFEVQYFTCGGSHATLTVDTRANEASGGSDAAATMETADIAATPLEKLIRSKWQDALIQWNGTPVM; from the exons ATGTTGCTGTCGACTCGAGCAGCTCGATATGCTGCTCTTATGGCTGAACCCGACGAACTCTATCCAG AAAGGATACTCTACCCACGTAATACGAGAGCCCTACCAAAAACATCCGTTATCGGAGGACAACCTATCGAAGAAGAAACGTGCAtg ACTTTAAGAACGCTGGTCTTTGGTTCTTGCGCAAGTCCACCTAAAGTTGAATGGGCAAGAACTGGATTGACTTTGCGACCATATGGTCAAAGTTTAGCATTTGGATTGAGAACGCCCAGAAACACAACAAGAGGCCTCGTCACCGCAGTTCAAGCTGTTATGCTAAAGCACTTTTTGTTCAAATGCGACAGGCAAGATCTACGTGCAAATCCCGAGAC CTTGTTGAAACCTTCATACGATCGACAGATCGAAGTGTTGACTTCTGCGATATCGGAGATTATTTGGCGTTGTGCAGGTGGCTTCTCTGTGTCTACATGTCCAAATGTCGTCAACAACATTGTGCCAAAGGCCATAGTAGCTTTACCACAGGATACACCATATCTTCAACATAGTGTACACTATTTTCAAGATGGTTTAACAGAAACG CTGCATCTTTTTGAGTTCAATTCCTTGGAGGATCTTGAGATATTTGTCAAGAGATACTTGTACTTG TTTCACGACGAAGGTGGACCTGGAGCAAAGTTACTTTTATATAGTGCAGTACTTTCAAGAGGCCTTTCAAA AATTCGAGCCGATTTAGAAGATCCAAAGACATCGATCCTTGGAGGATGTTCGGAAGAGGGCCCGATCAGTGTTATCATTTTGGTTTTAACTGGTCGTGCTTCACCACATCTTCACAACGGAGTGGTTCATGTTGGTGACGAAAATACATAC gcTGTACCGCAATGGGGCGTTCTTATAAGAAGCGAAGTGGGATTCTTAGTGCACGAAGGCGATATAAGCAATATAAGCAAACAACCCGGTTCTCGATTAAAGACTCCCAGTCTTCCAATATGGGTGACTCTTTGTCTCGGTCATCACGGCGTACTCTTCAATACGAATCGAGAATTATTAAGGAATTATCATGCAGAACGacg GTTCGAAGTACAATATTTCACCTGCGGTGGCAGTCACGCTACGTTGACGGTGGATACCAGGGCAAATGAAGCTTCCGGGGGATCAGATGCTGCTGCAACAATGGAAACCGCGGATATCGCTGCGACACCGTTAGAGAAACTCATTCGATCCAA GTGGCAGGATGCCCTCATACAATGGAACGGAACGCCAGTGATGTGA
- the LOC105832096 gene encoding inactive ubiquitin carboxyl-terminal hydrolase MINDY-4B isoform X3, with product MTLRTLVFGSCASPPKVEWARTGLTLRPYGQSLAFGLRTPRNTTRGLVTAVQAVMLKHFLFKCDRQDLRANPETLLKPSYDRQIEVLTSAISEIIWRCAGGFSVSTCPNVVNNIVPKAIVALPQDTPYLQHSVHYFQDGLTETLHLFEFNSLEDLEIFVKRYLYLFHDEGGPGAKLLLYSAVLSRGLSKIRADLEDPKTSILGGCSEEGPISVIILVLTGRASPHLHNGVVHVGDENTYAVPQWGVLIRSEVGFLVHEGDISNISKQPGSRLKTPSLPIWVTLCLGHHGVLFNTNRELLRNYHAERRFEVQYFTCGGSHATLTVDTRANEASGGSDAAATMETADIAATPLEKLIRSKWQDALIQWNGTPVM from the exons Atg ACTTTAAGAACGCTGGTCTTTGGTTCTTGCGCAAGTCCACCTAAAGTTGAATGGGCAAGAACTGGATTGACTTTGCGACCATATGGTCAAAGTTTAGCATTTGGATTGAGAACGCCCAGAAACACAACAAGAGGCCTCGTCACCGCAGTTCAAGCTGTTATGCTAAAGCACTTTTTGTTCAAATGCGACAGGCAAGATCTACGTGCAAATCCCGAGAC CTTGTTGAAACCTTCATACGATCGACAGATCGAAGTGTTGACTTCTGCGATATCGGAGATTATTTGGCGTTGTGCAGGTGGCTTCTCTGTGTCTACATGTCCAAATGTCGTCAACAACATTGTGCCAAAGGCCATAGTAGCTTTACCACAGGATACACCATATCTTCAACATAGTGTACACTATTTTCAAGATGGTTTAACAGAAACG CTGCATCTTTTTGAGTTCAATTCCTTGGAGGATCTTGAGATATTTGTCAAGAGATACTTGTACTTG TTTCACGACGAAGGTGGACCTGGAGCAAAGTTACTTTTATATAGTGCAGTACTTTCAAGAGGCCTTTCAAA AATTCGAGCCGATTTAGAAGATCCAAAGACATCGATCCTTGGAGGATGTTCGGAAGAGGGCCCGATCAGTGTTATCATTTTGGTTTTAACTGGTCGTGCTTCACCACATCTTCACAACGGAGTGGTTCATGTTGGTGACGAAAATACATAC gcTGTACCGCAATGGGGCGTTCTTATAAGAAGCGAAGTGGGATTCTTAGTGCACGAAGGCGATATAAGCAATATAAGCAAACAACCCGGTTCTCGATTAAAGACTCCCAGTCTTCCAATATGGGTGACTCTTTGTCTCGGTCATCACGGCGTACTCTTCAATACGAATCGAGAATTATTAAGGAATTATCATGCAGAACGacg GTTCGAAGTACAATATTTCACCTGCGGTGGCAGTCACGCTACGTTGACGGTGGATACCAGGGCAAATGAAGCTTCCGGGGGATCAGATGCTGCTGCAACAATGGAAACCGCGGATATCGCTGCGACACCGTTAGAGAAACTCATTCGATCCAA GTGGCAGGATGCCCTCATACAATGGAACGGAACGCCAGTGATGTGA
- the LOC105832086 gene encoding protocadherin-like wing polarity protein stan, which yields MGRNVLRILLLLCCMLQPHVGQLTRDTRCFLENGATAAHLFVSEDLPVGDTVGILGVLGDPGSQGDIELSLQEHDSPVAFSPYSKNLTLISPLDKEGVEGPASVYINVICERKHTLDPGFIIPVNIRVTDANDNSPQFVNAPYVLNISEVTVINTRVLQGIRAVDADQPGPYSTVQYAILPGAHSDYFAFLNALEGTLVLKKSLDYEILTNFSVDIRAQDQGNPPRSSTTTLYVNVIDADDQNPTFLNEEYKVIIPRHIKGRKPLKMVPAAIKAIDQDVGINAPVRYTIQGAILPFLDLNPETAEIVMIRSLQDHELMTPATIVIKATQVNNADRYALATVVVSREDMVGPTAGGRLPVKFMLKNHQTSVPENTPSESVLLTAGVNKAEPNLKFWLVGPEEDLERFSITNSGELILKGNLDYERRVQHSFLVHVTDGYHNDTSRVNVLVEDVNEWEPRFQYSRYEFHAHSAREGSVIGKLEAADGDRGDKVNLSLRGQDARSFDIRDNGELVLKSLGSLNGSLARFIAVATDTGKPPRSSMIPVIVHIPNGGSLPIAARAAPAWLGSSVLLVAIFGAVLGLLGVVILVLILYIYKHKKPKSGGSVSSVGTGYREKSPVPSALSPTPQVLGANALQDALEGPRNRRHDIDGNENDNIDNRNEIDNPVFGETNESSYSATIKSIASAKQLPLYARHKVAPAPHPPALSATSNIPNIGGLVQNMNDLSARTNLDSGSHDSSNYSGDPPDSLVPTWPASSALPRIKKLSWDDDDRTVDSVEVAAETRTGDNQTGNERLNLTVYF from the exons ATGGGACGAAACGTATTGAGGATCTTGCTGCTCCTCTGCTGCATGCTGCAACCGCACGTCGGGCAAC TGACTCGAGACACGCGATGCTTTCTGGAAAACGGAGCCACCGCGGCGCATCTCTTTGTCAGCGAAGATTTGCCCGTCGGCGATACCGTGGGAATCCTCGGAGTGCTAGGTGATCCTGGCTCGCAGGGTGACATCGAGCTGAGCCTGCAGGAGCATGACAGCCCCGTCGCATTTTCGCCATACTCGAAAAATTTAACTCTTATCAGTCCGCTTGACAAGGAAGGTGTCGAGGGACCAGCTAGCGTCTACATCAACGTTATCTGTGAGAGAAAACATACCTTGGACCCG GGATTCATCATACCGGTGAACATCCGGGTAACTGACGCAAATGATAATTCACCACAATTCGTGAATGCACCTTACGTGCTAAATATTTCTGAG GTTACTGTCATTAACACAAGAGTCCTACAAGGAATCCGAGCTGTCGATGCTGATCAGCCAGGACCATACTCCACTGTACAATATGCGATCCTACCAGGAGCTCATTCG GATTATTTTGCTTTTCTAAACGCTCTGGAAGGCACACTTGTGCTGAAAAAATCGCTAGATTATGAAATTCTCACCAATTTCTCCGTTGATATTCGTGCTCAA gATCAAGGCAATCCACCGCGTTCGTCAACGACAACGTTATACGTTAACGTTATCGATGCCGACGATCAGAATCCAACTTTTTTGAATGAAGAGTATAAAGTCATCATACCTCGACACATAAAAGGG agaaaacCATTAAAAATGGTACCTGCCGCAATAAAAGCCATAGATCAAGACGTCGGCATAAATGCGCCAGTCCGATATACAATACAAGGTGCAATCTTACCCTTTCTGGATTTGAATCCTGAGACTGCTGAAATCGTCATGATACGCTCGCTGCAGGATCACGAGCTAATGACACCAGCAACTATCGTTAttaag GCTACTCAAGTGAATAATGCGGATAGATATGCTCTAGCCACAGTTGTTGTGTCGCGAGAAGATATGGTTGGTCCAACAGCAG GTGGTCGATTGCCCGTGAAATTTATGCTGAAGAATCATCAAACAAGTGTACCAGAGAACACACCGTCTGAGAGTGTTCTTCTAACAGCAGGGGTTAATAAAGCCGAGCct aatttaaaattctgGCTAGTGGGTCCGGAGGAGGATCTAGAGAGATTCTCTATTACTAACTCTGGCGAGTTAATCCTTAAAGGGAATTTGGATTACGAACGACGGGTCCAGCACAGCTTCCTGGTTCATGTCACAGACGGATACCAT aacgATACATCACGTGTGAACGTTTTGGTCGAAGACGTGAACGAATGGGAACCTCGATTTCAATATTCCCGATACGAATTTCACGCTCATTCCGCAAGAGAAGGCTCCGTTATAG GAAAATTAGAAGCAGCGGACGGCGATCGAGGGGACAAAGTCAATTTATCTCTTAGAGGACAAGATGCGag ATCTTTCGACATTAGAGATAATGGAGAATTAGTATTGAAATCGTTAGGTTCACTTAACGGATCTTTGGCCCGATTCATAGCGGTAGCTACCGATACCGGAAAACCGCCCAG ATCCAGCATGATCCCGGTAATCGTTCACATACCAAACGGCGGTTCGTTGCCGATAGCAGCAAGAGCTGCACCTGCTTGGCTTGGTAGCAGCGTGCTACTAGTTGCAATTTTTGGCGCAGTTTTAGGTCTTCTTGGAGTCGTCATCCTCGTTCTCATCCTTTACATTTACAAGCA TAAAAAGCCAAAAAGCGGTGGCTCGGTCAGTTCTGTGGGGACAGGATATCGTGAGAAATCACCAGTTCCCTCGGCTCTAAGTCCAACTCCGCAGGTGCTAGGTGCCAACGCTCTTCAGGACGCCTTGGAAGGCCCGCGGAATCGGCGTCACGATATCGATGGCAACGAGAATGATAACATCGACAACCGTAACGAAATCGATAATCCCGTCTTCGGGGAAACCAATGAAAGCTCGTACAGCGCTACAATCAAAA GCATAGCATCGGCAAAACAATTACCATTATACGCTCGACATAAAGTGGCGCCCGCCCCGCACCCACCAGCTTTATCAGCCACCTCAAATATTCCCAATATCGGCGGACTAGTACAGAATATGAACGATTTAAGTGCTAGAACCAATCTGGATTCTGGATCTCACGATTCTTCCAATTATTCCGGAGATCCTCCAGACTCTCTAGTTCCAACGTGGCCTGCCAGTTCGGCCTTGCCGAGGATCAAAAAGTTGTCCTGGGACGACGACGATAGG ACCGTAGATAGCGTGGAGGTCGCGGCGGAAACGCGAACCGGAGACAATCAAACTGGCAACGAGAGGCTCAATCTCACCGTGTACTTCTAA
- the LOC105832097 gene encoding C-type lectin domain family 12 member B isoform X2 gives MTSLHHVYECLMKFSNVLARIRVFAISTCHRKLSWRKSEIPRTLIQAKNGTSLFRLLLYISRKVDAGLSVPVAKIISTLHFFFGLKTMTRKIAMQLYSSIMLVTVITIVSTISATVTINHGPWAEVLENWITLQSNNSRTGRVMKVDDKLVTVTTKIQNTSNKREVTETDLYLLGAIEKLVYRVDHLEKRVRRAEELLYYVIAGNNKMKEPCPANYTRMGQNCYHFSNREFNWKSSASLCRGMGGHLVEFDTIEESQDVIAGLTSDAKLKGKNFWTGGLNPGLLWIWASSARPVHQDTKQPVIGDGRCLKLTFNASSKIYSYRGEDCGSRQRYLCELTVDDESTNRIERTARLLIDKNN, from the exons atgacgTCATTACATCACGTATATGAgtgtttaatgaaattttctaACGTACTTGCTCGCATCCGGGTATTCGCTATTTCAACATGCCACCGTAAACTTTCCTGGAGAAAGTCAGAAATACCACGAACATTGATTCAGGCGAAAAACGGAACGTCTTTATTTCGTTTACTTTTATACATTTCGCGAAAGGTTGATGCTGGCCTTTCAGTTCCTGTAGCCAAGATTATATCTACACTACATTTCTTCTTCGGTCTCAAAACCATGACGAGAAAGATAGCCATGCAATTATATTCTTCAATTATGCTTGTCACGGTGATAACAATCGTTAGTACGATATCCG CAACTGTTACAATAAATCATGGTCCATGGGCAGAGGTTCTCGAAAATTGGATCACTCTTCAATCTAACAACTCTCGGACCGGACGAGTGATGAAGGTTGATGATAAGCTTGTGACAGTGACGACTAAAATCCAAAATACATCAAATAAAAGAGAAGTTACTGAAACCGATCTTTATCTACTTG gtGCCATTGAAAAATTGGTATATAGAGTAGATCATCTAGAAAAACGAGTAAGAAGAGCGGAAGAACTATTATACTACGTTATTGCTGGGAACAATAAAATGAAAG aGCCTTGTCCTGCCAATTACACGAGAATGGGCCAAAACTGTTATCACTTCAGCAATCGTGAATTTAACTGGAAATCATCGGCAAGCCTTTGCCGCGGTATGGGTGGACACTTGGTTGAATTTGACACGATCGAAGAGAGCCAAGATGTAATCGCGGGTTTGACGTCGGACGCTAAGTTGAAGGGCAAAAATTTCTGGACAGGTGGCTTGAATCCAGGACTATTATGGATCTGGGCCAGCAGTGCTAGACCAGTTCATCAAGATACTAAACAGCCCGTCATTGGTGACGGCAG ATGCTTGAAATTAACTTTCAACGCGTCGTCGAAAATTTACTCGTACAGAGGTGAAGATTGCGGCTCGAGACAAAGATACCTCTGTGAATTGACAGTCGATGATGAATCAACAAACAGAATCGAAAGAACCGCACGGTTATTAATTGATAAGAATaattag
- the LOC105832097 gene encoding C-type lectin domain family 12 member B isoform X1, giving the protein MTSLHHVYECLMKFSNVLARIRVFAISTCHRKLSWRKSEIPRTLIQAKNGTSLFRLLLYISRKVDAGLSVPVAKIISTLHFFFGLKTMTRKIAMQLYSSIMLVTVITIVSTISVVSSSSSQPNLATVTINHGPWAEVLENWITLQSNNSRTGRVMKVDDKLVTVTTKIQNTSNKREVTETDLYLLGAIEKLVYRVDHLEKRVRRAEELLYYVIAGNNKMKEPCPANYTRMGQNCYHFSNREFNWKSSASLCRGMGGHLVEFDTIEESQDVIAGLTSDAKLKGKNFWTGGLNPGLLWIWASSARPVHQDTKQPVIGDGRCLKLTFNASSKIYSYRGEDCGSRQRYLCELTVDDESTNRIERTARLLIDKNN; this is encoded by the exons atgacgTCATTACATCACGTATATGAgtgtttaatgaaattttctaACGTACTTGCTCGCATCCGGGTATTCGCTATTTCAACATGCCACCGTAAACTTTCCTGGAGAAAGTCAGAAATACCACGAACATTGATTCAGGCGAAAAACGGAACGTCTTTATTTCGTTTACTTTTATACATTTCGCGAAAGGTTGATGCTGGCCTTTCAGTTCCTGTAGCCAAGATTATATCTACACTACATTTCTTCTTCGGTCTCAAAACCATGACGAGAAAGATAGCCATGCAATTATATTCTTCAATTATGCTTGTCACGGTGATAACAATCGTTAGTACGATATCCG TTGTATCATCGTCGTCTTCCCAACCAAATTTAGCAACTGTTACAATAAATCATGGTCCATGGGCAGAGGTTCTCGAAAATTGGATCACTCTTCAATCTAACAACTCTCGGACCGGACGAGTGATGAAGGTTGATGATAAGCTTGTGACAGTGACGACTAAAATCCAAAATACATCAAATAAAAGAGAAGTTACTGAAACCGATCTTTATCTACTTG gtGCCATTGAAAAATTGGTATATAGAGTAGATCATCTAGAAAAACGAGTAAGAAGAGCGGAAGAACTATTATACTACGTTATTGCTGGGAACAATAAAATGAAAG aGCCTTGTCCTGCCAATTACACGAGAATGGGCCAAAACTGTTATCACTTCAGCAATCGTGAATTTAACTGGAAATCATCGGCAAGCCTTTGCCGCGGTATGGGTGGACACTTGGTTGAATTTGACACGATCGAAGAGAGCCAAGATGTAATCGCGGGTTTGACGTCGGACGCTAAGTTGAAGGGCAAAAATTTCTGGACAGGTGGCTTGAATCCAGGACTATTATGGATCTGGGCCAGCAGTGCTAGACCAGTTCATCAAGATACTAAACAGCCCGTCATTGGTGACGGCAG ATGCTTGAAATTAACTTTCAACGCGTCGTCGAAAATTTACTCGTACAGAGGTGAAGATTGCGGCTCGAGACAAAGATACCTCTGTGAATTGACAGTCGATGATGAATCAACAAACAGAATCGAAAGAACCGCACGGTTATTAATTGATAAGAATaattag
- the LOC105832097 gene encoding C-type lectin domain family 12 member B isoform X3 — MTRKIAMQLYSSIMLVTVITIVSTISVVSSSSSQPNLATVTINHGPWAEVLENWITLQSNNSRTGRVMKVDDKLVTVTTKIQNTSNKREVTETDLYLLGAIEKLVYRVDHLEKRVRRAEELLYYVIAGNNKMKEPCPANYTRMGQNCYHFSNREFNWKSSASLCRGMGGHLVEFDTIEESQDVIAGLTSDAKLKGKNFWTGGLNPGLLWIWASSARPVHQDTKQPVIGDGRCLKLTFNASSKIYSYRGEDCGSRQRYLCELTVDDESTNRIERTARLLIDKNN, encoded by the exons ATGACGAGAAAGATAGCCATGCAATTATATTCTTCAATTATGCTTGTCACGGTGATAACAATCGTTAGTACGATATCCG TTGTATCATCGTCGTCTTCCCAACCAAATTTAGCAACTGTTACAATAAATCATGGTCCATGGGCAGAGGTTCTCGAAAATTGGATCACTCTTCAATCTAACAACTCTCGGACCGGACGAGTGATGAAGGTTGATGATAAGCTTGTGACAGTGACGACTAAAATCCAAAATACATCAAATAAAAGAGAAGTTACTGAAACCGATCTTTATCTACTTG gtGCCATTGAAAAATTGGTATATAGAGTAGATCATCTAGAAAAACGAGTAAGAAGAGCGGAAGAACTATTATACTACGTTATTGCTGGGAACAATAAAATGAAAG aGCCTTGTCCTGCCAATTACACGAGAATGGGCCAAAACTGTTATCACTTCAGCAATCGTGAATTTAACTGGAAATCATCGGCAAGCCTTTGCCGCGGTATGGGTGGACACTTGGTTGAATTTGACACGATCGAAGAGAGCCAAGATGTAATCGCGGGTTTGACGTCGGACGCTAAGTTGAAGGGCAAAAATTTCTGGACAGGTGGCTTGAATCCAGGACTATTATGGATCTGGGCCAGCAGTGCTAGACCAGTTCATCAAGATACTAAACAGCCCGTCATTGGTGACGGCAG ATGCTTGAAATTAACTTTCAACGCGTCGTCGAAAATTTACTCGTACAGAGGTGAAGATTGCGGCTCGAGACAAAGATACCTCTGTGAATTGACAGTCGATGATGAATCAACAAACAGAATCGAAAGAACCGCACGGTTATTAATTGATAAGAATaattag